From the genome of Argentina anserina chromosome 4, drPotAnse1.1, whole genome shotgun sequence, one region includes:
- the LOC126792257 gene encoding LOW QUALITY PROTEIN: pentatricopeptide repeat-containing protein At4g15720-like (The sequence of the model RefSeq protein was modified relative to this genomic sequence to represent the inferred CDS: inserted 2 bases in 1 codon; deleted 3 bases in 2 codons): QLVLLAASSNFSRQNQPSEHHLTVLTLLLRNCNHSSTATSLHSVAVKSAYLYDTLTTNRLINCYVWLHRIDSAVKVFDEMPRPNIVSWTSLISGCPSTARPESSLRLFGRMLQSSVHPNEFTFATVVNVCSALTDVETGRKIHAXVGLQNNLVVCSSMVDVYGKCNEVGGARRVFDLTGGGNVVSWTSMIAADAQNGGGKEALGLFREFNRQMLECPSHFMLASVVNACASLGRLVSGKVAHGAVIRGGHDLNEVIASAIVDMYAKEYSNRVFRRIPNPYVIPYTSMIVAAAKYGMGKMSLQLFEEMIDRGIRANDVTSVGVLHACSHSELVDEGLQLYESMYEKHGISPNAKHHTCIVDMLGRLNEAYELAKSLQAELNQEASVWGTLVSASRLHGRVDIAVEASRRLIDSNQQVSGAYVTLSNAYALSGDWETAQGLRSEMRHTGLGKEPGCSWVEIKDTNYVFYAGDVSSCARQSEVITLLRELEGKMKQRGYVGGSKGLVFINIEEEAREGIVGLHSERLALGFAFLCIPKGVTIRIMNNLRMCTDCHEAFKLISDIVGRELVVRDVNRFHHFKCGSCTCRDFW, translated from the exons CAATTGGTCCTCCTCGCCGCTTCTTCAAACTTTTCCCGCCAAAACCAACCGTCGGAACACCACCTCACGGTCCtcaccctcctcctccgcaaCTGTAACCACTCCTCCACCGCAACCTCCCTCCATTCCGTTGCGGTAAAGTCGGCCTATTTATACGACACTCTCACCACCAATCGCCTCATCAACTGCTATGTCTGGCTCCACAGGATCGACTCTGCAGTCAAGGTGTTCGACGAAATGCCCCGACCAAACATCGTGTCGTGGACCTCGCTCATCTCCGGCTGCCCCAGCACCGCTCGCCCTGAATCGTCTCTGCGGCTGTTCGGGAGAATGCTTCAGTCTTCGGTTCATCCCAACGAGTTCACTTTCGCTACTGTTGTTAACGTGTGTTCGGCACTTACTGATGTCGAAACAGGACGGAAAATTCACGC CGTGGGTCTGCAGAATAACCTCGTTGTGTGTTCTTCGATGGTTGATGTGTACGGGAAGTGTAATGAAGTCGGTGGCGCTAGGCGGGTTTTTGATTTGACGGGTGGTGGGAATGTTGTGTCTTGGACTTCGATGATTGCTGCTGACGCCCAGAATGGAGGAGGCAAGGAAGCACTTGGGCTTTTTAGGGAATTTAATCGGCAGATGTTGGAGTGTCCGAGTCATTTCATGTTGGCTAGTGTTGTAAATGCTTGTGCAAGCTTGGGTCGGTTAGTTTCTGGCAAAGTTGCACATGGAGCAGTGATTCGAGGTGGCCATGATTTGAATGAGGTGATT GCGAGTGCAATTGTTGACATGTACGCTAAGGAGTATTCTAACAGGGTTTTCAGGCGAATCCCAAATCCGTATGTAATACCCTACACTTCGATGATTGTCGCGGCTGCCAAGTATGGAATGGGGAAAATGTCCCTTCAACTCTTTGAAGAAATGATTGATAGAGGAATAAGAGCAAACGATGTCACCTCTGTTGGTGTCTTGCACGCTTGTAGCCATTCGGAGCTTGTGGATGAAGGGCTCCAATTATATGAGTCTATGTATGAGAAACATGGAATATCCCCCAACGCAAAGCATCATACTTGCATAGTTGACATGCTTGGACGTCTCAATGAGGCATACGAATTAGCCAAATCCCTCCAAGCAGAACTAAATCAAGAAGCCTCGGTGTGGGGGACACTTGTTTCAGCAAGTAGGCTTCATGGAAGGGTTGATATTGCTGTTGAAGCTAGTAGACGGCTTATAGATTCCAACCAACAGGTATCAGGTGCATATGTCACATTGTCAAATGCTTATGCATTGAGTGGGGACTGGGAGACTGCCCAGGGTCTTCGGTCAGAAATGAGGCACACTGGGCTTGGGAAAGAACCTGGCTGCAGTTGGGTAGAGATTAAAGACACAAATTATGTGTTTTACGCTGGAGATGTATCATCATGTGCACGCCAAAGTGAGGTGATTACTTTGCTGAGGGAGTTGGAGGGGAAAATGAAACAAAGGGGGTATGTAGGAGGGAGTAAAGGATTGGTCTTTATCAATATAGAAGAGGAAGCCAGGGAGGGAATTGTAGGTCTTCATAGTGAAAGACTGGCGTTGGGTTTTGCATTTCTGTGTATACCAAAAGGAGTCACCATTAGAATAATGAACAACTTGAGAATGTGTACTGATTGTCATGAGGCTTTCAAGCTTATTAGTGATATTGTTGGGAGGGAATTAGTTGTTAGAGATGTTAATAGGTTTCATCACTTTAAATGTGGTTCC TGCACTTGTAGGGATTTTTGGTAA
- the LOC126791568 gene encoding protein SRG1, with product MAPIPISSVKVGHIDDVQELRKTKPTIIPQRFVRDQIERPTSLTTVIPSASDIPTINFSNLSSGNTDELRTELSQLATACKDWGFFQVVNHGIDLSLLESIEKVAQDFFMLPLAEKQKYPMAPGTVQGYGQAFVLSEDQKLDWCNMFALGVEPKFIRSPMLWPTNPEKFSETVEVYSKDVRKLCQNLLKYIAMSLGLKGDIFEKMFGEAVQAIRMNYYPPCSRPDLVLGLSPHSDGSALTVLQQGKNNSVGLQILKDDNWVPVQPIPNALVINIGDTIEVLTNGIYKSVEHRAVTHKVKDRLSIVTFYAPSYEVELGPVQELVDENTPCKYRRYSHGEYSKHYVTNKLQGKKTLEFAKIQSKSSNQGPM from the exons atggCCCCAATTCCCATTTCTTCTGTTAAGGTTGGACACATTGATGATGTCCAAGAGCTGAGAAAGACCAAGCCCACCATAATTCCTCAAAGATTTGTAAGGGACCAAATTGAGAGACCAACAAGTCTAACCACTGTTATACCATCCGCTAGTGACATTCCCACTATCAACTTCTCAAACCTTTCCAGTGGAAACACAGATGAACTCAGAACTGAACTCTCTCAGCTCGCAACTGCTTGCAAGGACTGGGGATTTTTTCAG GTGGTAAATCATGGGATTGATCTGAGTCTGCTTGAGAGTATAGAGAAGGTAGCCCAGGATTTCTTCATGCTACCATTAGCAGAGAAGCAGAAGTATCCAATGGCTCCTGGAACTGTTCAAGGGTATGggcaagcttttgttttatcaGAGGACCAAAAACTTGACTGGTGCAACATGTTTGCTCTTGGGGTGGAACCTAAGTTCATAAGGAGCCCAATGCTTTGGCCAACGAACCCAGAAAAGTTCAG TGAAACTGTAGAGGTCTACTCAAAAGACGTGAGGAAACTATGCCAGAATCTTTTGAAGTACATAGCCATGAGCCTTGGCTTGAAAGGTGACATCTTTGAAAAGATGTTTGGGGAGGCTGTTCAAGCCATAAGGATGAACTACTATCCTCCATGTTCAAGACCTGACCTTGTTTTAGGCCTAAGCCCTCATTCAGATGGGAGTGCCCTAACAGTTCTGCAGCAAGGGAAGAACAACTCAGTGGGACTCCAAATCCTCAAAGATGACAACTGGGTACCTGTTCAGCCCATTCCCAATGCTCTTGTGATCAACATTGGGGACACCATAGAG GTTCTTACAAATGGGATCTATAAGAGTGTGGAACATAGAGCAGTGACTCACAAGGTGAAAGATAGGCTTTCAATTGTCACATTTTATGCTCCTAGCTATGAGGTAGAGCTTGGACCTGTGCAAGAACTGGTGGATGAAAACACTCCATGCAAATATAGAAGATACAGTCATGGAGAGTACAGCAAACACTATGTAACAAACAAGTtgcaaggaaaaaaaacactcGAGTTTGCTAAGATTCAAAGCAAAAGTTCGAATCAAGGACCCATGTAG